The sequence CGTCCACCAAATATGGCATCGGCATACGTCGTATCAATTGCATTCCTATAAAACCATGCAGATATGGAAATTTCATCATTGTTTATAAGTGGAACCGATACATAGTCATCGACTCCATCAAAACTCAATCCACCCCCACTCTTACCAGTTGTCCATATTGCCCCATTGATGATGCCGCTGTTGCCACTACCCGATGAATCAACAGCAACTGTCCAATCGCCTTCATCAAAATTCAAATGACATATCATGTCATCTATGAGTTTTTTCACAGTAATATCCACCCTGCTGGATGTCATCGTTGATCCATCATCGCTTATCGCTTTAGCTGTGAGTGTAGAACTGCCGGCAACTGAAGGGCGCCAAATAAACCTATATGGCGCAGCCGTATCTTCACCAATTTTATTACTCCCTGAGTAGAACTCAACTTTGCTTACTGCCGTACCACCGATAGCGGATGCAGTCGCTTCAATCGTAATGTCACTGAATACGGTAAATTCTACCCCTTCAACAGGAGAGATTAGGTCAACAACCGGAGGATTAACGCCCTCGACAATTGTTATTTCCCGATTTGCAGGAATGTGGTTCAATGTCTGTAGAATACCGTTTGGCCAGATTATGCTTATAGAATCTATCACGCTTACATTCCCCAGACCAAAGTGAATGGGGGACAGTCCCTGTGAATATAATTCCCCCCCAGTCCCATTTAATTGGCGGATTTGAGTTCCACTAAAGGTATTTAAAATAACTATGGAACCAATTGCCGATCGATTACTTCTCGTGCCTGCCAATATAAGTTTTATCCAATTATTCTCATTTCCAGAATTTTTTAAAAGTATTGTTTTCCCAAAAGATAAAGGATTTCCCCACCCATATCCATTTGATAACAATAAATCTAATGCTCCATCATTATTGAAATCCCCTGATGCTACACCATAATGTCGCCCCGGAGCGTCAACGGCACTTACTCCAGAGACAGAAGTCATGTCTTCAAATATTCCATTTCCAATATTATGATACAGGGTGTTGACTCTATTCCCAAGTATATCTCCTGCGTCTACTACATACAGGTCTAAGAGTCCATCATTATCAAAATCTCCCCAGATTACTCCACTATTATTTCCAATATGTCCTGTACCAGAATCCTCGGTTACATCAGTAAATGATCCATCACCATTATTCCGATATAGGGTATTTTTATCATTTGTAAGTAATATTGGACTAACATTAGTTTCTACCTGTGAAAACTCTCCTTCTGAAGTAATTCCCCCCACAAAAGCATGAGTTCCGCTCGATTCTGTCCATTGAATATGATAGATATTGTTAACTTCGTCCCTCCATACAAAAAACCCATCTTCATTAACTGCATTAATTTCAGGTTTCCCTGTTACCTCATTAGTACTTAAGGTAAATGGGGTTTTAGAAGGATTTTCTTTTCTGCTCCCTATGAAAATATAAGATGTTGTTGGGAACTTTCCACTCATTTGAAAATTAAAAGTAATACTACTACATGACTCACACTTAAATGTTACTTCTCCAGGGTCTGGATATGCGTCAAAAGAGAAATTAATTCGAGACCCATCCCAGTATAATGCTTTATGGTAATCATTTTGCCCTCTATTAACATAAAGATCAATAAATCCATCGTTGTTGTAATCACCCCATGCAACACCTCTACAAGAGTTTTTAGACGATGGGAAAGCTGTATTTAAACTGAAAGTACCATTTCCATTATTTCTGTACAATTTATCATTACCAGGCATGCCAGAAAAGAAATCCACATCACCATCATTATCATAATCAGCAAAAGATATTACGCTCTGGAACGCATCCGCTAATCCAGTTGAATCAGTTACGTCCTCAAAAAACCCATTTCCGTTGTTTTTATATACAACACCATCTCCAGCTTCAACTCCATCCGCAAAAGATACAAGTAGATCTAAATCTCCGTCGTTATCAAAATCCATCCATGCTGATGCACGACCATCGAATATCGATAAACCTGAATCAGAGACAACATCAATAAAATGTCCTGTACCGTCGCCCTTATAAAGTTGACTATTACCCTGACCGCTTCCAGACGCACCTCCCATGGCTATAAATAAGTCCAGATTACCATCGTTATCATAATCTCCCAAGGCAATGCCATGTCTGTCATACTTGGATAGAGTATTTATGATTCCAGAATTTTCTGTTATATCTTTAAACGTTCCATCACCATTATTTAAATAAATTGAGATCGAACGCTGATGATGAGTGTCTATAATATCCAGATTTCCATCATTATTGATATCACCCCATAACGGATTTCCAAAAGCTGGTGCTTTAGTTTGGCTTAATCCTGTTATTGATGAGATATCTTTAAAAAATATTGCGCTATTTGATGTGGTTTGTGGGGTTGCACTTACTTCATTGGATGGTGAGCTTTCGCCAGAAATATTTTTTGAGGTAACAACGAAATAATAGGTTATATTATTATTAAGACCCGTTAGTTTATAGGGCGATGTTACATTTGTTATACTCATCCCAGCCTTGGTTATGTAATTTGAATTATTTACTCCCGAATGTCTTGAAAGATATAAATTGTAACTGGTTGCACCCTCAACCTTATCCCATGATAAAACCACCATTCCGTTACCAGAAGGTGCCTTCAAGTTGGCAGGTATTCCTATTCCCTCTGCGGATGCCTTCGTTCCTGCCATTAATAACACTAACAATACACCTGACAATAAAACGAATTTCTTCATAACAATTTTCCTCTCTTCTAAAATTAGTACATTGAATATAATAGAGGGTCTTATCTATTCATATCTACCTAACGATTTAGTAATCTTCTTTTACCAAAACATTCATTTTATGAACCATGGCAAGAAAACCAAAGAAATACCAGAAATATACAACACTGTAAAAAACATTTGCTGCAGAAGACATAAAAATATAAACAGATATGAGAATAAAGGCAGATATATTTAGATATTTATTTTCTTCTATTTTAATTTCCTTAAAAGATGACCTGAAAAGAGAGATAAAAAATAAAAGATATATAATGAGTCCTATAACTCCATTCTCTATGAGGATTCTCAAATAATCGTTATGGGGATAATTTATGAATATTGTGTATGTTTTGCTAATATCAATAGAGGTCCCTGTTCCAAAACCGAGAAGTGGCTTCTTCGTGAAGGCATTATTGAAAAGTTCCTTCCAAAATTCCAATCTCCAGTAAAATGACTCCTCACCATATTTTTTCTGTGAGACTGGATTTATCAACTTTTCGAATAGTCTCATCATAAAAGGGATCGATATTAAAAGCATAGATGGGATTAAAATCCAGAAATACTTTTTAATCATAGGGAGGTAGTTAAAAAGTAAAAGAAGCGATAATATAACAGCAAGAATAACTCCTCTGACTTTAAGGAAAATAATTGTGGCAATGACCACAAAAATCAAAATATAAAGAGATTTTCTTTTTTCTTTTTGCTGATAGAAGAGGGGAATCATTGCAATCATTATGATGAATAAGAATCTTGCAAAGGAATTTGCATTAGTGAACAATCCTTCTACCCGTACGAGATCTGTACCAGTAGTAACATAAGTCTGACCAAGAAGAAATTGTTTGGCACCTATTATGATTGGTATTATAACAGCTATAGGAAAACAGTATAATAATTTTACAACATCCTCTATTTTCTTAGTCAGATTAAATGTTATGAGATATATAGAAACTATGGATAAAAGTCTTAAGATGTGAATTGCTGATTCATTTATATTTATTGATAAGATGATGGTGCATAAGGAATACAGGATAAAAATATAAAAATATTTTAATTTACTCCAGCAGAAACTAAAGTTGTTTACATCAAAAAAGATATAAAAAAGAAAAATTATGGGGACTGCACTAAAAAATTTTAATAAGCCTGATTCGGAGAATAATTCAAGCTCAGGTCTGATTACTAACAAAACCATCAATGCAGCAAAAGGATTTAATGCAAAAAAAATAACTACTGCTGGCAACAGTATAAAAGCCAGCCTGTAAGATACTGGGGCTGGAAAGGACAGGACTATTCCACAGATAAAAGCCAGTATTGCAGAGGTTGACAAGTATTTTGTTGAAATTATCTGAGTAGCTCTCATCCTCTGTCCTCATGCCGCCATCCTGACCGCTGCATTGTTTTCCTCTTCCGCCTCAATTCAATCGCCTTCTAATTGTCTCTCTCACACTCTTAATTCTTTTCAGGTTGATGGTGAATGCGAGTTCCAAATCAAATGGAAGCAGGACAATATAAGAAAATAACAAGAATAGATTCGGGAATAGCGAAAAGTACTTGTTCTTAAGACAACCAGCGAGACAGGTCTTTCTGGATCATATCCTGCAAAGCCAGGATATCCTCCCTGTAGACATTTAAAAGATGCCTGCTAACAACCTCACCCAATGGAGGATATGATGTATCCTTGATGTTAAGCCTTTTCAAAAAGCTTTTGATCATTATTCTTTTATCCAAGGGCATCATGTCCTTTAAAAATGCCGGTAGTGGGAGTGTGGTGGCCAGCAGACTTTGAACCGCCTTGTTCCGCGGTAGGCCTGCAGGGTTTTGCACCGCGAGAGAAATGTCATCAATAACAGGATCAACCCCTATGAACGCAAAAACCTGCCTCAACGCTGCTTTAGGATCTTTGACTAACTCATCGAATAAGATAAACAAAATGTCTTTCTCATCAAAATATTTGTAGAAATGGCTCAACTGTTTTGAATAAAAGCCGTGATCGATATACGTAAGTCCGCTCCTTTCTATGAAATCGCCGTGTAGTCGTGCCTTTTCCGCCTCAATCGCCTCTTCAAAGGACTCGATGCTCTCGATTCCCATCTTCCGGGCTTGCCAATATGCAGAATACGCCCGTTCAGCAGGATTTCTCAAGATCAAGATCAATTTGGAATCTTTGTTATATTCAAATATCCTCTTTGCTGAAGGTTCATAATGATATATGTAGTTGACGTACCCGTGCAAAATCACCTTTTCATTCTTCCAATCCTCAAAAAAGCCGCTGAACCATTTGAGGCCCCTGCAAAAGTAGTCCTCTCTGCAAAAGAACGGGAATTCCTTCATGGCTGGAGGGGCATAGACTTGAGGATGTTGTGACATATAATCAAACAGAGAGGTTGTGCCGCCTTTCTGTACACCTATTATGATAACGTTAGGCAAGGTCATTGGTTTTCTCCATCAATAATCTTGACTTGAGCAAAAGGGAGACGTGTTGTGCCAATATCCAATGACATGTCAACACTGACCGAAATAGCGATATTGATGAAGCCTTCATATTTCATCTCTAATCACAGCATTGTCCTTATGCCGAGCTTCCATGACACCAGTTTAGCTGCTATTAGATTTTGCAAGCTAAGTGTAGCTGTCG comes from Nitrospirota bacterium and encodes:
- a CDS encoding O-antigen ligase family protein is translated as MRATQIISTKYLSTSAILAFICGIVLSFPAPVSYRLAFILLPAVVIFFALNPFAALMVLLVIRPELELFSESGLLKFFSAVPIIFLFYIFFDVNNFSFCWSKLKYFYIFILYSLCTIILSININESAIHILRLLSIVSIYLITFNLTKKIEDVVKLLYCFPIAVIIPIIIGAKQFLLGQTYVTTGTDLVRVEGLFTNANSFARFLFIIMIAMIPLFYQQKEKRKSLYILIFVVIATIIFLKVRGVILAVILSLLLLFNYLPMIKKYFWILIPSMLLISIPFMMRLFEKLINPVSQKKYGEESFYWRLEFWKELFNNAFTKKPLLGFGTGTSIDISKTYTIFINYPHNDYLRILIENGVIGLIIYLLFFISLFRSSFKEIKIEENKYLNISAFILISVYIFMSSAANVFYSVVYFWYFFGFLAMVHKMNVLVKEDY
- a CDS encoding VCBS repeat-containing protein, producing MKKFVLLSGVLLVLLMAGTKASAEGIGIPANLKAPSGNGMVVLSWDKVEGATSYNLYLSRHSGVNNSNYITKAGMSITNVTSPYKLTGLNNNITYYFVVTSKNISGESSPSNEVSATPQTTSNSAIFFKDISSITGLSQTKAPAFGNPLWGDINNDGNLDIIDTHHQRSISIYLNNGDGTFKDITENSGIINTLSKYDRHGIALGDYDNDGNLDLFIAMGGASGSGQGNSQLYKGDGTGHFIDVVSDSGLSIFDGRASAWMDFDNDGDLDLLVSFADGVEAGDGVVYKNNGNGFFEDVTDSTGLADAFQSVISFADYDNDGDVDFFSGMPGNDKLYRNNGNGTFSLNTAFPSSKNSCRGVAWGDYNNDGFIDLYVNRGQNDYHKALYWDGSRINFSFDAYPDPGEVTFKCESCSSITFNFQMSGKFPTTSYIFIGSRKENPSKTPFTLSTNEVTGKPEINAVNEDGFFVWRDEVNNIYHIQWTESSGTHAFVGGITSEGEFSQVETNVSPILLTNDKNTLYRNNGDGSFTDVTEDSGTGHIGNNSGVIWGDFDNDGLLDLYVVDAGDILGNRVNTLYHNIGNGIFEDMTSVSGVSAVDAPGRHYGVASGDFNNDGALDLLLSNGYGWGNPLSFGKTILLKNSGNENNWIKLILAGTRSNRSAIGSIVILNTFSGTQIRQLNGTGGELYSQGLSPIHFGLGNVSVIDSISIIWPNGILQTLNHIPANREITIVEGVNPPVVDLISPVEGVEFTVFSDITIEATASAIGGTAVSKVEFYSGSNKIGEDTAAPYRFIWRPSVAGSSTLTAKAISDDGSTMTSSRVDITVKKLIDDMICHLNFDEGDWTVAVDSSGSGNSGIINGAIWTTGKSGGGLSFDGVDDYVSVPLINNDEISISAWFYRNAIDTTYADAIFGGRRWNLDIQLNEGFELRFWKPTPHTLEFILITKDGNGIRTSKTATYRFSNSVGNWYHVVGTYKKTTGEQKLYVNGQLVNTQIHPAGNTIVPMTYYTDMRIGYSRVNNGYFNGIIDDISIYNRPLSDQEVQDLYSSN
- a CDS encoding sulfotransferase domain-containing protein; protein product: MTLPNVIIIGVQKGGTTSLFDYMSQHPQVYAPPAMKEFPFFCREDYFCRGLKWFSGFFEDWKNEKVILHGYVNYIYHYEPSAKRIFEYNKDSKLILILRNPAERAYSAYWQARKMGIESIESFEEAIEAEKARLHGDFIERSGLTYIDHGFYSKQLSHFYKYFDEKDILFILFDELVKDPKAALRQVFAFIGVDPVIDDISLAVQNPAGLPRNKAVQSLLATTLPLPAFLKDMMPLDKRIMIKSFLKRLNIKDTSYPPLGEVVSRHLLNVYREDILALQDMIQKDLSRWLS